A segment of the Pantoea sp. At-9b genome:
AGCCCGGTATTGATTCACGGTGATCCGATTGCCAGCAACTGGATGGTGAACAGCCAGGGAGAATGGCGTCTGCTGGACTTTGATTACGCGGCGCAGGGTGATGCCTGGCATGATATCGCTACCTTAATCCATGAACAGTTGCCGACTGATGATCGCTGGCGTGATGCGATTCGTGCCTGGCGGGGCGAATGCCACGAAGCGGATGTGGCACGCTGTCGCCTGTATGCCCTGGTGGATGATTATCACTGGACGTTGTGGGGCATGTTGAACGGCCACACCAGCCCGCGCGGACTCGAATTCGCCAAGCTGGGGCAATGGATGTTATTGCGTTGCCGCCAGAGTGCACGCGATGCCCGATTTGAACGTTGGTTAACCCTGACAGCGGAGCAGACACGATGAGTAAACAACCGGGGCAGGCCGTCAGCTGGCAGGAACAGCGTCTGGAACAGGCGATCGCGGCGATGTCAGACTGGCAGAATAAAACCATCCACTATCGCCCGGTGAGCGGTGGGATTTCCAATGCCAACTGGCATGTGGCCGTGGAAGGTGCGCCCTGTGCCTATTTCGTCAAAATTCCTGGCGAAGGCACAGAACGTTTTATTAATCGCGATACGGCACATGAAGCCAGCCTGAAAGCGGCGCAAACCGGCTATGGTGTGCCGGTGGTGGCTTACCTGCGCGATCTTGGGGTGGAGGTTTTTGAGTTCATTGACGGCTGGCGCGCCTCCTCCAATCTCGACTTTCAACAGCAGGGAATTCGCCATCGGGCGTTGCACGCACTAAAAAGTTTTAACGATCAGCCCCTGCTGACCGAGGACAAAACCGTGTTTGATATGTTGGGTGAACATATCGAACAGGTGCGCTCACTACAGGCCCCTTTCTCTGCCGATGCCGTGTGGTTGCATAAACAGGCGCAACGTGCACAGCAGGCGCTGGAAGCAGCGGGTCTTGATCGCGTGCCTTGTATGAATGACACCCTGGCGGGTAATTTTATGCTGAATGCCAGCAATGATATTCGGCTGGTGGATTTTGAATATGCCTCAAATAATGATCGCTGTTATGAACTGGCACTGTGGTTTGGCGAGATGTTTTTTACGCCACAAATCGAACTTGAATTACTGGAGGATTATTTTGGTAAGGTAGATGCCGCGATATTTGCTCGCGTGCAAATCCATAAGTATCTCGCCGATATGAAGT
Coding sequences within it:
- a CDS encoding choline kinase family protein, giving the protein MSKQPGQAVSWQEQRLEQAIAAMSDWQNKTIHYRPVSGGISNANWHVAVEGAPCAYFVKIPGEGTERFINRDTAHEASLKAAQTGYGVPVVAYLRDLGVEVFEFIDGWRASSNLDFQQQGIRHRALHALKSFNDQPLLTEDKTVFDMLGEHIEQVRSLQAPFSADAVWLHKQAQRAQQALEAAGLDRVPCMNDTLAGNFMLNASNDIRLVDFEYASNNDRCYELALWFGEMFFTPQIELELLEDYFGKVDAAIFARVQIHKYLADMKWSTWAIIQHQVADIDFDFSKYGRWKELRARSVLNHPDWENWLRAL